In the Sebaldella sp. S0638 genome, one interval contains:
- a CDS encoding YopX family protein encodes EGDILFYDTDDGFRIGEIFSDSVFSGFRLCPRISYEFSFEDDEYNNKSTIEFVKKYNPEHKNFVIIGNKYENPELLEGIK; translated from the coding sequence GAAGGAGATATCCTCTTTTATGATACTGATGATGGTTTTCGTATTGGAGAAATATTTTCAGATTCAGTATTCAGTGGTTTTCGACTTTGTCCTAGAATTTCTTATGAATTTTCATTTGAAGATGATGAATACAATAATAAATCTACAATTGAATTTGTAAAAAAATATAATCCTGAACATAAAAACTTTGTCATCATAGGTAATAAATATGAAAATCCGG